One window of the Amycolatopsis mediterranei genome contains the following:
- a CDS encoding LLM class F420-dependent oxidoreductase yields MRFAIKTSPQNTEWADMLAVWQAADEIELFESGWTFDHFYPIFSDPTGPCLEGWVTLTALAQATKRLRLGTLVSGIHYRHPALLANMATTLDIVSGGRLEIGVGAGWNEEESGAYGMELGSIKARSDRFEEACEVLVGLLTQETTTFRGEHYQLTDARCEPKGLQRPHPPICIGGSGEKRTLRTAAKYAQHWNFVGGPPEEFARKREVLHRHCADVGRDPAEITLSSHVRLEPDLDYAKVAAEAAALGEAGVDLAIVYLPPPHTPAVLEPLAKALEPLR; encoded by the coding sequence ATGCGATTCGCCATCAAGACCTCGCCCCAGAACACCGAATGGGCCGACATGCTCGCCGTCTGGCAGGCCGCGGACGAAATCGAGCTGTTCGAGTCCGGGTGGACCTTCGACCACTTCTACCCCATCTTCTCCGATCCGACCGGACCGTGCCTGGAAGGGTGGGTGACGCTGACCGCGCTGGCCCAGGCCACCAAGCGGCTCCGGCTGGGCACGCTGGTCAGCGGCATCCACTACCGCCACCCCGCGTTGCTGGCGAACATGGCCACGACGCTCGACATCGTCTCCGGCGGGCGGCTGGAGATCGGCGTCGGCGCCGGCTGGAACGAAGAGGAGTCCGGCGCGTACGGCATGGAGCTGGGCTCGATCAAGGCCCGCAGCGACCGGTTCGAGGAAGCGTGCGAGGTCCTCGTCGGGCTGCTGACGCAGGAGACCACGACGTTCCGCGGCGAGCACTACCAGCTGACCGACGCCCGCTGCGAGCCGAAGGGCCTCCAGCGGCCGCACCCGCCGATCTGCATCGGCGGCAGCGGCGAGAAGCGCACCCTGCGCACGGCCGCGAAGTACGCCCAGCACTGGAACTTCGTCGGCGGCCCGCCCGAGGAGTTCGCCCGCAAGCGGGAGGTCCTGCACCGCCACTGCGCGGACGTCGGCCGCGACCCGGCGGAGATCACGCTGTCCTCGCACGTCCGGCTCGAGCCGGACCTCGACTACGCGAAGGTCGCCGCCGAAGCCGCGGCACTCGGGGAAGCGGGCGTGGACCTGGCGATCGTGTACCTGCCGCCGCCGCACACCCCGGCCGTGCTGGAGCCGCTGGCGAAGGCGCTCGAGCCGCTGCGCTGA
- a CDS encoding peroxiredoxin family protein — protein MLEAGSPAPQLVLEDTDGQTVRLPDHHAVLLYFMRSTTCPVCRRHVRALAEDAATFEAAGVRVLIAVPEDRATAAAWRAEHGIPFPVLTGRRDTPHELVGLSRTVFGALQRSGSILVDARGVVRHAHSAALPTGSYDRAGIAAAVAALGAPA, from the coding sequence GTGCTCGAAGCCGGATCGCCCGCACCGCAGCTGGTGCTGGAAGACACCGACGGGCAGACCGTCCGCCTCCCCGACCACCATGCCGTGCTGCTCTACTTCATGCGGTCGACGACGTGCCCGGTCTGCCGTCGGCACGTCCGTGCCCTCGCCGAGGACGCCGCCACGTTCGAGGCGGCCGGCGTCCGGGTCCTGATCGCCGTCCCCGAAGACCGCGCGACGGCGGCCGCGTGGCGGGCGGAGCACGGGATCCCGTTCCCGGTCCTCACCGGCCGCCGTGACACGCCCCACGAGCTGGTCGGGCTGAGCCGGACCGTCTTCGGCGCGCTGCAGCGGTCCGGCAGCATCCTCGTCGACGCCCGGGGCGTGGTCCGCCACGCGCACAGCGCCGCCCTGCCCACCGGCAGCTACGACCGGGCGGGCATCGCCGCGGCCGTCGCCGCGCTGGGCGCCCCGGCCTGA
- a CDS encoding RNA polymerase sigma factor, with the protein MGWVSEQLVEAAQGGDLESITAVVHGAHPHVRRFADHLCASPQDAEDAAQEALLVLYRKIGSLRASAALASWMFRIVRNECLRRARRLLEDAADPGLAASAEDEVLRRLEAERVAEAIRALPDVQRRVLVMRDVLGHPGRTVAGTLGLSTAAMKSHLHRARTAVRARLHTV; encoded by the coding sequence ATGGGGTGGGTCAGCGAGCAGCTCGTCGAAGCGGCGCAGGGTGGGGACCTCGAGTCGATCACCGCGGTCGTGCACGGGGCCCATCCGCACGTGCGGCGCTTCGCCGACCACCTCTGCGCGTCGCCGCAGGACGCCGAGGACGCGGCGCAGGAGGCCCTGCTCGTCCTCTACCGCAAGATCGGGTCCCTGCGAGCCTCGGCCGCGCTGGCCTCGTGGATGTTCCGGATCGTCCGGAACGAGTGCCTGCGCCGCGCCCGGCGCCTGCTCGAGGACGCCGCCGACCCCGGCCTCGCCGCCTCGGCCGAAGACGAGGTCCTCAGGCGGCTCGAAGCCGAGCGCGTCGCCGAAGCCATCCGGGCACTGCCGGACGTCCAGCGCCGCGTGCTCGTCATGCGCGACGTCCTCGGGCACCCGGGCCGCACGGTCGCCGGCACGCTCGGGCTGAGCACCGCGGCGATGAAGTCCCACCTGCACCGGGCCCGGACCGCGGTCCGGGCCCGGTTGCACACCGTCTGA
- a CDS encoding roadblock/LC7 domain-containing protein, which translates to MDFEALAGELRNLRESVAGVTDTVLAAVDGIPIIADAADDIDPAKISALAAADLGIARQAAEITGKGTLNQTVVFGSEGYMAVYAIGRLALLVVLGDKDLNVGRLLFESRPVVERIGSILAA; encoded by the coding sequence TTGGATTTCGAAGCACTGGCCGGCGAGTTGCGGAACCTGCGGGAGAGCGTCGCCGGGGTTACCGACACGGTGCTGGCCGCGGTCGACGGCATCCCGATCATCGCCGACGCCGCCGACGACATCGATCCGGCGAAGATCTCCGCGCTCGCCGCGGCGGATCTCGGGATCGCCCGGCAGGCCGCCGAAATCACGGGCAAGGGCACGCTGAACCAGACCGTGGTGTTCGGCAGTGAAGGGTACATGGCCGTCTACGCCATCGGGCGGCTGGCGTTGCTGGTCGTGCTGGGGGACAAGGACCTGAACGTCGGGCGCCTGCTGTTCGAATCCCGGCCCGTCGTCGAGCGGATCGGCTCGATCCTGGCCGCGTAG
- a CDS encoding epoxide hydrolase family protein, with protein MQNHSEIRPFTIDVPQADLDDLRDRLARTRWAADLPGVGWSRGVPVSYLKELAGYWRDGYDWRAHERKLNAFPQFVTEIDGQDIHFLHVRSPEPGALPLILIHGWPGSIVEFLNVIGPLTDPRAHGADPATAFHLVIPSIPGTAFSGPTREAGWDTGRITRAFAELMHRLGYDRYGAQGGDTGAVVGPGLGRLAPDKVVGVHANGLAAFGAPADDVELTEAEKARLQHFAYLRTEQSGYVAMQTTRPQTLAHGLHDSPVGQLAWIVEKFKEWTDPAAELPEDAVDRDLLLTNVMLYWLTGTGGSSANCYYETAHAGAWGASERSPVPTGVAVFPLDVSIRGALDREHTIVHWSEFGRGGHFAAMEAPDLLVDDVRAFFGELR; from the coding sequence ATGCAGAACCACAGCGAGATCCGGCCCTTCACCATCGACGTCCCCCAGGCCGACCTGGACGACCTGCGCGACCGGCTCGCCCGCACCCGCTGGGCGGCGGACCTGCCCGGCGTGGGCTGGAGCCGCGGGGTGCCGGTGAGCTACCTGAAGGAACTGGCCGGGTACTGGCGCGACGGCTACGACTGGCGCGCCCACGAGCGGAAGCTGAACGCGTTCCCGCAGTTCGTCACCGAGATCGACGGGCAGGACATCCACTTCCTGCACGTCCGCTCCCCCGAGCCGGGCGCGCTGCCGCTGATCCTGATCCACGGCTGGCCCGGGTCGATCGTGGAGTTCCTGAACGTGATCGGCCCGCTGACCGACCCGCGTGCCCACGGCGCGGACCCGGCGACCGCGTTCCACCTGGTGATCCCCTCGATCCCGGGCACCGCCTTCTCCGGGCCGACCCGCGAGGCGGGCTGGGACACCGGCCGGATCACCCGGGCGTTCGCCGAGCTGATGCACCGGCTCGGCTACGACCGCTACGGCGCGCAGGGCGGCGACACCGGCGCGGTCGTCGGCCCGGGCCTCGGCCGGCTCGCCCCGGACAAGGTCGTCGGCGTGCACGCCAACGGGCTCGCCGCGTTCGGCGCGCCGGCCGACGACGTCGAGCTGACCGAGGCCGAAAAGGCGCGGCTGCAGCACTTCGCGTACCTCCGGACCGAGCAGTCCGGGTACGTGGCGATGCAGACGACCCGGCCGCAGACGCTGGCGCACGGGCTGCACGATTCCCCGGTGGGTCAGCTGGCCTGGATCGTGGAGAAGTTCAAGGAGTGGACCGATCCGGCGGCCGAGCTGCCGGAGGACGCGGTGGACCGCGACCTGTTGCTCACCAACGTGATGCTCTACTGGCTGACCGGCACCGGCGGGTCGTCGGCCAACTGCTATTACGAGACCGCACACGCGGGCGCGTGGGGCGCGAGCGAGCGGTCGCCCGTGCCGACCGGGGTCGCGGTGTTCCCGCTGGACGTGTCGATCCGCGGCGCGCTCGATCGCGAGCACACGATCGTCCACTGGTCCGAGTTCGGCCGCGGCGGCCACTTCGCGGCGATGGAGGCGCCGGACTTGCTGGTGGACGACGTCCGGGCGTTCTTCGGCGAGCTGCGGTGA
- a CDS encoding helix-turn-helix transcriptional regulator yields the protein MWETSARLLRLLSLLQTRRDWSGAELAERLEITPRTVRRDIERLRALGYPVLATAGTAGYRLGAGADLPPLLLDDDEAVAVAMGLRTAAGGSITGIEETSVRALAKLEQVLPSRLRHRINALRSATVPLASTGPTADPDTLTAIAAAVRDSVRLRFGYRAHDGTESVRTTEPHRLVHTGRRWYLVGRDVDRADWRTYRVDRLEPRTPTGPRFTPRTPPDPDLGGYTSRAISTAAYRYQGRFTLHVSAETAAERIAPTTAALEPIDEHSCTLRAGSDSLDELAIYVAGHGFGFRVHEPPELVEHVRALAARLGEAAG from the coding sequence ATGTGGGAAACCTCGGCACGGCTGCTGCGGCTGCTCTCGCTCCTGCAGACCCGCCGCGACTGGTCCGGAGCGGAACTGGCCGAACGGCTCGAGATCACCCCGCGAACCGTGCGCCGCGACATCGAACGGCTGCGCGCGCTCGGCTACCCGGTGCTGGCCACCGCGGGTACCGCCGGCTACCGGCTGGGCGCCGGCGCGGACCTGCCGCCGCTGCTGCTCGACGACGACGAAGCCGTCGCCGTCGCCATGGGCCTGCGCACCGCGGCGGGCGGCTCGATCACCGGCATCGAGGAGACGTCGGTGCGCGCGCTGGCCAAGCTCGAACAGGTGCTGCCGTCGCGGCTGCGCCACCGGATCAACGCCCTGCGGTCGGCGACGGTGCCGCTGGCCAGCACCGGCCCCACCGCCGACCCGGACACCCTCACCGCCATCGCCGCGGCCGTCCGCGACTCGGTGCGGCTGCGCTTCGGCTACCGCGCCCACGACGGCACCGAGAGCGTCCGCACGACCGAGCCGCACCGGCTGGTGCACACCGGACGGCGCTGGTACCTCGTCGGCCGGGACGTCGACCGCGCGGACTGGCGCACCTACCGCGTCGACCGCCTCGAACCCCGCACGCCCACCGGGCCGCGGTTCACCCCGCGCACCCCGCCCGACCCCGATCTCGGCGGCTACACCTCGCGGGCGATTTCGACGGCGGCCTACCGCTACCAGGGCCGGTTCACCCTGCACGTCAGCGCCGAGACCGCGGCCGAGCGCATCGCGCCCACCACCGCGGCGCTGGAACCGATCGACGAGCACAGCTGCACCCTGCGCGCCGGCTCCGATTCGCTCGACGAGCTGGCGATCTACGTCGCCGGCCACGGGTTCGGCTTCCGGGTGCACGAGCCACCGGAGCTCGTCGAGCACGTCCGGGCACTGGCCGCCCGGCTCGGCGAGGCGGCCGGCTGA
- a CDS encoding DHA2 family efflux MFS transporter permease subunit: protein MRTRTSPTPVAPAAGPDRRRWVLVITSVASLMVVLDALVVATALTAIRTDLGASVTELEWTVNAYGLSFAVLLMTAAAAGDRWGRRRVFAAGVTLFAAASLICAVAPGVAVLIAGRVLQGAGAAFVMPLALALLGAAFPAELRPKALGVFASVSGVAVPLGPLLGGAVVEGISWPWIFWINVPIGAALACFALTRIEESHGPDPALDVPGLVLAGAGSFGVVWGLVQGNSAGWTSVAVLGPLVAGLVVLGAFVAWQRRAAHPMLPLPLFRSRRFAAGNAVIFFHWASALGAVFFMAQFLQDGLGYGPLAAGLGLVPWGLTTTVVPQLAGRLVGRFGERPFIVAGLGLHALAMVWLALVAGPSIGYPVIAVPLVLSGTGIAMCLPAAQSAVLTSVAPRLLGKAAGAFSAMRQLGGAFGVAILVAGFSLAGSYASRAAFSAGFTAAALVSAVLAAAGALAGSLIPRRETKE, encoded by the coding sequence GTGCGCACCAGGACTTCACCCACGCCGGTGGCCCCGGCCGCGGGACCGGACCGGCGGAGATGGGTGCTGGTCATCACCTCGGTGGCGTCGCTGATGGTCGTCCTCGACGCGCTGGTCGTGGCGACCGCGCTGACGGCGATCCGGACCGACCTCGGCGCGTCGGTGACCGAGCTCGAATGGACGGTCAACGCCTACGGGCTGAGCTTCGCCGTCCTGCTCATGACCGCGGCGGCGGCCGGTGACCGCTGGGGACGGCGCCGGGTCTTCGCGGCGGGGGTGACGCTGTTCGCGGCGGCGTCGCTGATCTGCGCCGTCGCGCCCGGCGTGGCGGTGCTGATCGCCGGGCGGGTGCTGCAGGGCGCCGGGGCCGCGTTCGTCATGCCGCTCGCGCTCGCCCTGCTCGGGGCGGCTTTCCCGGCCGAGCTGCGGCCCAAGGCCCTCGGGGTGTTCGCGAGCGTCAGCGGGGTGGCGGTGCCCCTCGGGCCGCTGCTGGGCGGCGCGGTCGTGGAAGGCATCTCGTGGCCGTGGATCTTCTGGATCAACGTCCCGATCGGGGCGGCGTTGGCCTGCTTCGCCTTGACCAGGATCGAGGAGAGCCACGGTCCGGACCCGGCCCTCGACGTCCCGGGCCTGGTGCTGGCCGGGGCCGGCTCCTTCGGGGTGGTGTGGGGCCTGGTCCAGGGCAACTCGGCGGGCTGGACCAGCGTGGCCGTGCTGGGGCCGCTGGTGGCCGGCCTGGTGGTGCTCGGCGCGTTCGTGGCGTGGCAGCGGCGAGCGGCCCACCCGATGCTGCCGCTGCCCCTGTTCCGGTCGCGCCGGTTCGCCGCCGGCAACGCCGTGATCTTCTTCCACTGGGCTTCCGCGCTGGGCGCGGTGTTCTTCATGGCCCAGTTCCTGCAGGACGGGCTGGGGTACGGGCCGCTGGCCGCCGGACTCGGGCTGGTGCCGTGGGGGTTGACGACGACGGTCGTCCCGCAGCTGGCGGGCCGGCTGGTCGGCCGGTTCGGCGAGCGGCCGTTCATCGTGGCGGGGCTGGGGCTGCACGCCCTAGCCATGGTGTGGCTCGCCCTGGTCGCCGGGCCGTCGATCGGCTACCCGGTGATCGCCGTGCCGCTCGTGCTGTCCGGTACGGGGATCGCGATGTGCCTGCCCGCCGCGCAGAGCGCGGTGCTGACGTCGGTCGCGCCGCGATTGCTCGGCAAGGCCGCCGGCGCCTTCAGCGCGATGCGGCAGCTGGGCGGGGCGTTCGGGGTGGCGATCCTGGTGGCCGGGTTCTCGCTGGCCGGCAGCTACGCGTCGAGGGCGGCGTTTTCCGCCGGGTTCACCGCGGCCGCCCTGGTCAGTGCCGTGCTTGCCGCGGCGGGCGCGCTGGCCGGTTCCCTCATTCCCCGCCGTGAAACGAAGGAGTAG
- a CDS encoding isocitrate lyase/PEP mutase family protein, with product MSEPKAGLLRELHHGKLLVLPNAWDEQSAELVVHKGFPVVATSSAAVAAALGHEDGERAPWREMFAAVARIARVVPVPVTVDAEAGYGLEPDQLVAELLSAGAVGCNLEDTDHQAGGLVPAAAQADRLAGVRAAADAAGVPLVINARIDTFLPASGLSGSERADEAIRRGRLYRAAGADCVYPIGVSSAADLGKVVAGVGGPVNGNTGPELDLGTLASLGVARVSFGPRFYRAGLAAMRGSLDELRIAAGMEEPGAGR from the coding sequence ATGTCCGAGCCGAAGGCCGGTCTGCTGCGCGAACTGCACCACGGGAAGCTGCTGGTGCTGCCGAACGCGTGGGACGAACAGAGCGCGGAACTCGTCGTCCACAAAGGATTCCCGGTGGTGGCGACGTCCAGTGCGGCGGTGGCCGCTGCGCTGGGGCACGAAGACGGCGAACGGGCGCCGTGGCGGGAGATGTTCGCCGCCGTGGCGCGGATCGCCCGCGTGGTGCCGGTCCCGGTGACGGTGGACGCCGAGGCGGGCTACGGCCTGGAACCGGACCAGCTCGTGGCCGAGCTGCTCTCCGCCGGGGCGGTGGGCTGCAACCTCGAAGACACCGACCACCAGGCCGGGGGACTGGTCCCCGCGGCGGCTCAGGCCGACCGGCTGGCCGGCGTCCGCGCGGCCGCCGACGCGGCGGGGGTTCCGCTGGTGATCAACGCGCGGATCGACACTTTCCTGCCGGCCAGCGGGCTTTCCGGGTCCGAGCGGGCGGACGAGGCGATCCGGCGAGGCCGGCTCTACCGTGCGGCCGGGGCGGATTGCGTGTACCCGATCGGGGTTTCGAGCGCGGCCGACCTCGGGAAGGTGGTCGCCGGCGTCGGCGGGCCGGTCAACGGGAACACGGGCCCGGAGCTGGATCTGGGCACCCTGGCGTCCCTGGGGGTCGCCAGGGTGTCCTTCGGGCCGCGGTTCTACCGCGCGGGACTGGCGGCGATGCGCGGCTCGCTGGACGAACTGCGCATCGCGGCGGGAATGGAGGAGCCGGGTGCCGGCCGATGA
- a CDS encoding maleylpyruvate isomerase family mycothiol-dependent enzyme has protein sequence MPADEAMLAAALEYAVASAAGVGLADLGRPSACDGWTVADALAHLTRSLRCVATSLASGAVPPEAPERAGPVTARSLRRDLGHAAAALTAAAGDLRGRPAVAVEGLPLPCHQLIVVGALEAAVHGWDADPARAIPGELATRLLAELPSVLDRGTRRGLFAEPVAVPPGRPPGVRLLAALGRDDRRCP, from the coding sequence GTGCCGGCCGATGAGGCGATGCTCGCCGCCGCGCTCGAGTACGCCGTCGCGTCGGCGGCCGGGGTCGGTCTCGCCGATCTCGGCCGTCCCTCGGCCTGCGACGGCTGGACCGTCGCCGACGCGCTCGCCCACCTCACACGGTCGCTGCGCTGCGTGGCCACCTCGCTCGCGTCCGGCGCCGTGCCGCCGGAGGCGCCGGAACGGGCCGGACCGGTCACCGCCCGGTCCCTCCGGCGCGACCTCGGCCACGCCGCGGCCGCGCTCACGGCCGCGGCCGGGGATCTGCGCGGCCGGCCCGCGGTCGCCGTCGAGGGGCTGCCGCTGCCGTGTCACCAGCTGATCGTCGTGGGCGCCCTCGAAGCCGCCGTCCACGGCTGGGACGCCGACCCGGCCCGGGCGATCCCCGGCGAGCTCGCCACCCGGCTGCTCGCCGAGCTGCCGTCGGTGCTCGACCGCGGCACCCGCCGGGGCCTGTTCGCCGAGCCCGTCGCCGTGCCGCCGGGGCGTCCTCCCGGCGTACGCCTGCTCGCCGCCCTCGGGAGGGATGATCGACGATGTCCATGA
- a CDS encoding RNA polymerase subunit sigma-70, protein MTNEERVVSSEERLRDEFGSLRPALVAHCYRMTGSYQDAEDVVQETYLKAARGVDAFEGRSSLKTWLYRIATNTCLTELGHRSRRVLPAGLGAPSGDPGARVFADDSVAWLGPLPDAVLGDPGEVVVRRESVRLALVAALQHLPARQRAAFLLREVLSWSAAEIADVLGISVPAVKSLLQRARVRLDELDPDDRVPPPGPEEVRALLDRYIAAFEAEDTAALRAVIQDDFSLEAVPHPVWFKGVGVCLPFLERAFSAPGGAARLLPTRANGQPAAGSYRLDAAGVRRADGLWVFTVTGGRFSRAVKFHDPRLVTAAGLPRRL, encoded by the coding sequence ATGACGAACGAGGAGCGTGTGGTGTCTTCCGAGGAGCGGCTGCGAGACGAGTTCGGCTCGCTGCGCCCGGCGCTGGTCGCGCACTGCTACCGGATGACCGGGTCCTACCAGGACGCCGAAGACGTCGTCCAGGAGACCTACCTCAAGGCCGCGCGGGGCGTCGACGCCTTCGAAGGGCGGTCATCGCTCAAGACGTGGCTCTACCGGATCGCCACCAACACCTGCCTCACCGAGCTGGGCCACCGCAGCCGGCGGGTGCTGCCCGCCGGGCTCGGCGCGCCGTCCGGCGATCCGGGGGCGCGGGTCTTCGCCGACGACTCGGTCGCGTGGCTCGGGCCGCTGCCCGACGCCGTGCTCGGCGATCCGGGGGAGGTCGTGGTGCGGCGCGAGTCGGTCCGGCTGGCGCTGGTCGCGGCGCTGCAGCACCTCCCGGCGCGGCAGCGCGCCGCGTTCCTGCTGCGTGAAGTCCTCTCGTGGTCGGCCGCCGAGATCGCGGACGTCCTCGGCATCAGCGTCCCCGCGGTGAAGAGCCTCCTGCAGCGGGCCCGCGTCCGGCTCGACGAACTGGACCCGGACGATCGGGTGCCGCCGCCCGGCCCGGAGGAGGTGCGGGCGCTGCTCGACCGCTACATCGCCGCCTTCGAGGCCGAGGACACCGCGGCGCTGCGGGCCGTCATCCAGGACGACTTCAGCCTCGAAGCGGTGCCGCACCCGGTGTGGTTCAAGGGCGTCGGTGTGTGCCTGCCGTTCCTGGAGCGGGCCTTCTCCGCCCCGGGCGGCGCCGCCCGGCTGCTGCCCACCCGCGCCAACGGCCAGCCCGCCGCGGGCAGCTACCGCCTCGACGCCGCGGGCGTCCGGCGGGCCGACGGGCTGTGGGTGTTCACGGTGACCGGCGGCCG